The genomic window TCCGTAAAACTTCTCGAAATCAGGGTGGGATGTTAACATATAAATCGACCATGTTTCTAAAGGCGCAAATGCCTGTCCCATTTCCTGATACATTTGCTCAACTGCTTTTTTCTCTCCAAGCCTTTCTCCATATGGCGGATTCCCAACGATGACTCCGTATTCCTTTTTTGTTGTAAAGTCCTTCACTTGCATTTGTTTAAAATGGATTAAATCGCCAAGTCCTGCTTCAAACGCATTTTCCTCGGCAATTTTAATCATGCGATGATCAATATCCGATCCGGTAATATCTAAGGGCTGGTCGTAATTCGCAAGGTCCTCCGCCTCAGTTCTGACATCATCCCATATTTTATTAGGCATCCAATTCCATGTTTCGGACACAAATTCGCGATTAAACCCCGTTGCAATATTTTGCCCGATCAATGCCGCTTCTATCGGAATCGTACCCGATCCGCAAAAAGGATCGACAAACGGGCGGTCAGGGGTCCAGTTCGTCAGCATAACCAATGCCGCTGCAAGAGTCTCTTTTAACGGGGCCTCGCCTTGTGCGGCACGGTAGCCGCGTTTATGGAGCCCGCTCCCGCTCGTATCGATCGTGATCGTTGCAATATCTTTCAGCAGAGCCACTTCAATCCGAAAAAGCGCGCCGGTTTCTTCAAACCGGGATGTTCGTTTATAAGCCGTTTTCAAACGGTCAACAACCGCTTTTTTTACGATGGCCTGACAATCAGAAACACTGAACAATTTCGATTTAACCGATTTCCCGATGACGGGAAACTCAGCGTCTTCCGGCAAGTATTTTTCCCATGGAAGTGCTTTCGTTTTCTCAAATAATTCATCAAAGCTGGTTGCTTTAAATTCTCCAACTTTTAATTTGATCCGGTCCGCAGTTCTCAGCCATAAATTTGTGCGGGCAATCGCCCTTTCGTCACCGGAAAAACTGATCTTCCCGTTTTCCACTTGACATTCATAACCTAAATCCCTTACTTCTTTTGCAACCAGTGCTTCAAGCCCCATTGCAGAAGTTGCAATTAATTGATAATTGTCCATATTTTCCCCCTGTTACAATAATTCAGGATCCCATTCTTCAAGAAATTTTTTAAGTTGTTCAAATTTGAGCGGTTTCGTTATGTAAAAGCCTTGGACTTGATCGCATCCTTCCGTAAGTAAAAAATCAAACTGCTTCTGATTTTCAACACCTTCGGCCACTGTAATCATCTGCAGCTGCTTCGCCATTGTAATGATTGCTTTCACGATAGAAGAATCCTCTTTATATTTATGAATGTTTTTTATAAAGCTTTTGTCTATTTTTAATGTGTCAATAGGGAATTTATTCAAATAACTAAGAGATGAATAACCTGTTCCAAAATCATCAACCGACAACTTGATCCCGAGCTGTTTCAGTTTAACTAGTTTTTTTATTGTTTCAGGAGCATTTGGCATAATAACCCGTTCGGTTAATTCAAGTTCAACACAATAAGGATTGATATTAGATGCTTGAATCATCTTATCGATTGTGTTTAAAAATCTGTCTTGAGCAAAGTGTTGAGCTGAAATATTTATGGAAACCTTAAGATTTAGGAAGCCATTTACATGCAGCTGTCTTATATCTTCTAACACTGTTTTAATTACCCATTCACTGATGGGAATAATCAATCCTGTGTCTTCTGCTATCGGAATAAAATCGCTGGGTGACACACTGCCAACTTCAGGTTGATACCAGCGGAGCAGAGCTTCAACCCCAGAAATTTTACCGGTTCTTGTTTCCACTTGCGGTTGATATTCAAGGAAAAACTCATTTCGGTCTAGGGCTTTTCGCAAATAGTTTTCAATTTTCATTTTTACCGGTTGATTGCTATGCATTTCCTTATGGTAAAACTCAAATTGATTTTTTCCGCGCTCTTTTGCCTGATACATCGCTTTATCGGCGTTCACCAATAAGTTTTTTACATTTATCCCATCAAACGGAAAAAGGCTTATTCCAATACTCGTTGATATATAAGCTTCATGTTGTTCAAGCATAAATGGTTCTCTAAGTGAATGGATAATTTCTTCCGCATATTTGGCTGCATCTTTTGGATGTTTAATATTAGGAATGACAATAACAAATTCATCTCCGCCAAGTCTCGCAATTATGTCTTTATTCCTTAAAAGTCCCTTTAACCTTGCAGCAACATTTTTTAAAAGTAAGTCACCGTAATTATGGCCCAGTGTATCATTAATATGCTTAAAACGGTCCAAATCCAAAAAAAGGACAGCAAGCTGCTGGTTGTATTTTTGTGCAGTGTTCAACAATTCTTCGAGCCTTTTTAGTAATGAGTAACGGTTGTCCACACCTGTCAATGAATCATGATGGGCAAGAATACGCAGCTGCTCTTCGGTGTTCTTCCGGTCTGTAATATCTGAAAATACTCCAATGTAATTTGTCACGTTTCCGTCTTCATCCTTAATCGTGCTAATTGTCAGCCACTCCGGATAGATTTCGCCGTTTTTTCGTTTATTCCATATCTCTCCCTTCCATTTTCCCTTTTCAAAAATATCTTTCCACATCTTTTCATAAAACTTTTGTTCATGAATACCGGATTGGAGGAGATTTGGGTTTTTGCCAATTACTTCTTCTTCATGATAACCGGTGACAATCTCAAAAGCAGGATTTACAGATAGTATTTGACCATTTTCGTCTGTTACCATAACACCTTCACTTATGTTTTCAAACACTTTTGCTGCTAAACGAATTTCGCTTTGCGATTTTTTCTGCTTTGTCAAATCTCTGAAAACAATTACGTAATTAATAAGCTTACCGGCTTCATTGTAGACAGCACTTGCATTCATCCATTCCTGATAAATCTCTCCGCTTTTTCGTTTTTTCCAGATTTCACCTTTCCATTTTCCTTCACTATGTAAATGGTTTTTCATACTCTCATAATCGTTTATGTTTACAAACAAACTGGAGAAATCAGTGCCCCGTAATTCTTCTTCGCTATATTCGGTTACCTTTTGTCCCCATGGGTTCATACAAAGTATTTGAAAAAATGGATCCAAGACGATCATACCCTCTTGCATTCTTTGGAATACAATGTCTGCCAGCGATTCAATTTCTTTTTCATTCTTTTCGTTTAACATTTGAAATTTCATTGCCCTCCAGTCCTAATATGACATAGTTGAAGCATATTAAAAAAACAATATAAGAAAAGCTCTCCTTAACAGAGGAGAGCCTTTGTTTATCATACATATTCCATTAATAACGTTCTGTAAGCCATGTTCTGTACCATCGTACTATAACGACTTTCGTCTCGTACTCCGGCGGTAATCATCTATCTACAGATTGAATCATCAATCTGTCCTTCTCCTCGTTCATTTCCTCAGAGAAGGTGCCCCTACCATTATTTGGGTTTCTCGCTCGCGGGGTTTACCTCGTTCCACCCTTTTCATTTCTGAAAAGGCTTCGTCACTGTGGCACTTTTATAGGTACTCATGCCATATCCAACAGGACTTAGGCATTTTCCCAGCCGTCAGCCGAGCCCAAACGGCCCAACTGCCCTAGCTTATGATTTCGCTAGGCACGAACACTACGAGCATCTCAGCTCGTGCGAGCATGGACTTTCCTCTGCAACTGAATAGCCAGTTACAGCGATTACCCGAACGTTATTAATGACTTCAAATGATATTATATGTAATGCAGGCATCAATATCAATGGTTTTCAAATAGAAAATAAACCAGCTATTATCAATCATACAATTTGTTGCCGAACACATGTTTTTCAAGGTTGGAGAGGCGTTTTAAAATATCAAAGTTCGTTGTTCCGGCAACCGCCTGTGTGTTTTGGCGTTTTGAAGATTCTTCCAACTGTTTTTTCAACTTCAAGTTTTCTTGCTTCAAATCTTCAATTTCTTGATGAAAGGTTTCATAATCTTTAATAATTATATCTAAAAACTTATCTACATCTTCCTGTTTATAGCCGCGCATTGCTGTTTTAAATTCTTTTTCCAAAATATCCTTCGCTGTTAACTTAATTTTATCAGACAGCATGACACTCACCTCAATATTTCGCCATCGTTACATAATATTCTTTCAAAAATATGCATAATTGTCAATTTATCTTTCAAATGTTATTGATCAAAGCGCTTCTCTTTTTAACTGTTCTTCCTTTATTGCAGTTAGTAAGTCAAATGATCTTCATTTGCATTTACGCTTTAGAATTAGCCGGCAAATCATGGCTGCCGGCATACAAAACAATGATATGAAATTATATCGCAAAATATGTATGTAAGTAAACAAGGGCCGTTTCAGCCCTTGTTTACTTACTAAATCCAACTATCTCCAATTTGGCGGTTTTTGTGCACCCGGATAATCAAAAGCACCAGCTACTTCACCTGGTCCCATGCCTGGTCCATAACCCGGTCCATACCCTGGCCCGAAGCCCGGTCCTGGTCCATAGCCTGGTTCAAACGCACCGGCTACCGCACCCGGTCTTGGCCGAGGACCGAATCCTGGCACAGGGCAAGGCGGGTTAAAAAAATGTTGATTGGTTACTTTATTCACGACCGACTGCGATTGCGGGAAGTGATGCTGGTGTTGGTAATTAATGTGGTTTACCGTTGTTGTATGAGTCGGATGGATATGGGGAACCACATTATTAACGAAATTATGATCTACACAGCATTTTGTAGGATGAACAACTGCAGGTAATATATGACTTGGTTTACAAAACATTTCGCTTTCTCCTTCCTAGTAGACTTATTACATTAACAGCCTATGTAGGATAGGGGATTCTTGTACTAATGAAAGAACCTATTTTCTTAATATTTAGGCGGCGAATTCTTCAAATAAAAACGGTTTATAAAAATGTATAAAAACTATCTTTTAGTGTAGTAAAAATAAATGCAGTTAAACAGATTACTAGGAAAAACAAAAATAGTAGAGTTCTATACACTGCGATCAGCCTCACAAATATTTTCTATTTTCCGTTTGAATCATTCCATTCAATTTTACATTTTACTCTTTTCAATAGGTGCAGACAACTGGAAAAAAGCCGTTTTCGGAAGAAAATTGTTAAGAATTTGTTACAAATTAAAAGATTAAATTACTGTTTCTGTTTGTCTCTGAGTGCTGATATTTTTTCGATAATCTTGTGATCCTTTTATTTATTTCTTCTAAAAAAGGATCGCTTTTTACCCGCAATACTTTTAATTGCTCTTCATGAATCTTTTTGGCTTTTTCTGCATAATTAAGGGCTTGTTCATAATCTTTTTTCCAATGTTCAAGCAGCTTTGCCGCCTCAATGCACGCTTCTTTTTGTGCTTTTTTATTTCCGTGCTTACAAACTTCATGAAAGAGTGACAAAGCTTCATCCCGGTTCTTCTGCTTCTTTTGCTCGTATGCCAAGGCAATCTTGGCAGAAATTGCTTCTTGTCCAGAATGATTTGCAAGCTGTGAAAATACGTTCCGGGCAGCTTCTGATTCCCCCAGCGCCGCATACCATCTTCCTACTTCATACGTTTCTTTACTCGTTTGATTGGCGTCAAGCCCGAGCAATTGAAAGGAAAGATGGGTATACAGTGTAATTAAAGACAAAATATCCCTTTCATTGTGCTTCAAGATTCCAAACATACCTTCAGGATTTTTTCTTTCCACAAAATCAAAATAAATCATTGGTGCAAGGAAACCCGGAATATCATCTTTTCTTTCTATTTCTAGTATTTCTTTTTCAACTGTCGATAATTTTATATTATCGAGTTTATGTTTCCATATTCTTCTGGCCGCATGGTAAAGATCAAAATGCCCGAAAGGAGGAAGCTTAGGCACATGCTCCCTGATTAATGTATGCCTAGTTTTTACTTGAGGCCAGTCAAAAGATTTCCCGTTGTACGTTACTAGCGTCCTGTAATCAACATTTTCCAAGAAGCTTTGATACAGCGGGATTTCCGCTCCCGGGTGGGGAAGAATGTGCTGTTTCAAAATAAAATTCGATCCTGAAACACTCGCATGTCCAAGCAAAAAAATCGTATTGCCCGCACCTCCGCCAAGGCCCGTTGTTTCCGTATCAAAAAAGAAAAGATCACCCGGTTCATATCCAGCCGCTGAAAGCGGATGGGAAATGTCCGAATGATTCCAAGCATGAACGGCCTCAATAAAATCACTGAAGCGATATTTTCCATGCTTATAAGCAAGAGGATAGACGACTTCGCGTACGAAGCAATAACTGTTATCGAAAAAAAATGGCGTTGTATTTTCCTTTTTCCACTCTTCTAAAAAAGGAATTTCCATTTCCATGACACTTTGTTTCTCAATATGAATCGATTTTTCTTCCCTCACAAGATTGGATTTGAGCCGGTTTAATTTATTTTTAATTGTCATGATTTCTCATCCCTTGTGGTACAGCATCGGAAATTAACATGTCCAATAATTTCAAAACATCATTTTTCACAGTGGAGCTTTCGCTCTCAATGCCAATGCATGATGGACAGCCATGTTCGCAACGGCAGGTATGAACCATTTGTTTTGTTTCCTTAAGGACTGTTTCCATTCCCTCGTAAATTTTTTCGCTTAAGCCAATTCCGCCCGGATAACGGTCATAAAAGAAAATGGTCGGCTTTTCATTATGAGCCGCCTTCACTTGCGGAACAACATGAATATCCTGCGGATCGCACATCACAAACAAAGGAGCGATATGTTTTAGTGCATGAGCGGCGCCGATTAACCCCTGTTCAAGCCGGTCCTGCCCCATATCTTTTAACTCTTTTTTCAATGAGATCCAAGCTGAACTCGTGTGCAGTTCTTCCTCGGGAAGATGAATAGGGCCTGATCCAATATTTTCGTGCGTTTCAAATTTGATTTTTTTGAAAATCGTCGCCATCGCGCGGACGCTAACATCGCCGAACGAAATTTCGGTTTCGTTGTCGTCCCTCGTTTTATCCACTTCAAGTACTTTCAGTTCTACGGCAAGATTCGCATCGGTAAAATAATCGACATTTACTTCCCTGACATATGCCTTTTTTTCTTCCCAATCAAGCTTTTCGACTTGATATTGAACTCCTTGATGCAAGTAAATGGCCTCTTCATGCAATAGCGTCATCGCTGAAAAACGGTCCATTTCACCGATCACTTTCACATTTGCCACATCTGATTGGTCGATGATTACAACGTTTTCCTGTGATGCCGACCGCAAACTAATATTGTGGGCAGGGAACGAGTCGTTCATCCAATACCATTTATCACCGTTTTGAAACAACACTCTTTCTTCCGCAAGAAATTCCAAAATATCCTCCGTTTCGGCTGTACCGAATTTCTCTCCTTGTTTAAACGGCAATTCAAATGCTGCACATTTCATATGATCAACTAAAATAATGAGATTGTCCGGATTGATTCTGGCTGTTTCCGGGCTTTTATTAAAGAAAAAATCCGGGTTTTGGATAATATATTGATCTAAAGGGCTCGAGCTCGCAACGAGGATGACAAGCGACTCTCCGTGCCTTCTGCCGGCCCTTCCCGCCTGCTGCCAGGCGCTTGCTATTGTACCGGGATAGCCTGTCATAATGCACACTTGAAGCTGCCCAATATCAACGCCTAATTCAAGGGCATTCGTACTGACAACCCCATAAATTTCGCCGGAGCGAAGGCCTTTTTCAATTTCCCTCCGTTCAGTAGGCAAATATCCGCCTCGATATCCTCTGATCGATTTTTTCCCTAACTGATATTTTACGAGGTCCTGCAAATAAGTAAGCAAAATTTCAACCCGTACCCTGCTTCGTGCAAATACAATCGTTTGGATTTTGTTTTTCAACAACTCTCCTGCAAGCTTTCGAGCTTCAAGTGTGGCGCTTCTTCGAATGTTTAAAGGCTTATTGACAACCGGGGGGTTGTAAAATAGAAAATGCTTTCTTCCGCTTGGAGCCCCGTTATTGTCAATCAGCACCATTTTCTTTTCAGTAAGAGTTTCAGCCAGTTCAAGCGGATTGGCAATTGTTGCTGATGTACAAATAAAAATCGGATCGTTTCCGTAAAACCGGCAAATCCTTCGCAGGCGCCTGATGACATTGGCAACATGGCTGCCGAATACTCCTCTGTAAATATGAAGTTCATCGATCACGACATATTTCAAGTTTTCAAATAAAGAAACCCATTTTGTATGATGAGGAAGGATAGCTGAATGAAGCATATCAGGGTTCGTTATGACGATGTGTCCGGCTTTCCGGACTTTTTGGCGTATATTTGATGGAGTATCACCGTCATATGTATAACTGTTGATACTCAGCCCTGTTTCCTGTATCAACTCATTGATTTCGCTTTTTTGGTCTTGCGCAAGCGCTTTTGTCGGAAAAATATATAAAGCTCTCGCATTCGGATCATTGATAATTGTCTCGAGAACCGGCAAGTTATAACATAATGTTTTTCCGGAAGCAGTCGGAGTGACAGCAACAATGCTTTTGTTTTCCATGACAGCATCAAAGGCTGATTTTTGATGGGTGTATAGCTTGTGAATTCCTCTATTCGCAAGTGCTTGCTTTAAGGACGGATGGATTCC from Bacillus methanolicus includes these protein-coding regions:
- a CDS encoding THUMP domain-containing class I SAM-dependent RNA methyltransferase, coding for MDNYQLIATSAMGLEALVAKEVRDLGYECQVENGKISFSGDERAIARTNLWLRTADRIKLKVGEFKATSFDELFEKTKALPWEKYLPEDAEFPVIGKSVKSKLFSVSDCQAIVKKAVVDRLKTAYKRTSRFEETGALFRIEVALLKDIATITIDTSGSGLHKRGYRAAQGEAPLKETLAAALVMLTNWTPDRPFVDPFCGSGTIPIEAALIGQNIATGFNREFVSETWNWMPNKIWDDVRTEAEDLANYDQPLDITGSDIDHRMIKIAEENAFEAGLGDLIHFKQMQVKDFTTKKEYGVIVGNPPYGERLGEKKAVEQMYQEMGQAFAPLETWSIYMLTSHPDFEKFYGKPATKKRKLFNGFIRTDYYQYWGKRPPRI
- a CDS encoding sensor domain-containing protein gives rise to the protein MKFQMLNEKNEKEIESLADIVFQRMQEGMIVLDPFFQILCMNPWGQKVTEYSEEELRGTDFSSLFVNINDYESMKNHLHSEGKWKGEIWKKRKSGEIYQEWMNASAVYNEAGKLINYVIVFRDLTKQKKSQSEIRLAAKVFENISEGVMVTDENGQILSVNPAFEIVTGYHEEEVIGKNPNLLQSGIHEQKFYEKMWKDIFEKGKWKGEIWNKRKNGEIYPEWLTISTIKDEDGNVTNYIGVFSDITDRKNTEEQLRILAHHDSLTGVDNRYSLLKRLEELLNTAQKYNQQLAVLFLDLDRFKHINDTLGHNYGDLLLKNVAARLKGLLRNKDIIARLGGDEFVIVIPNIKHPKDAAKYAEEIIHSLREPFMLEQHEAYISTSIGISLFPFDGINVKNLLVNADKAMYQAKERGKNQFEFYHKEMHSNQPVKMKIENYLRKALDRNEFFLEYQPQVETRTGKISGVEALLRWYQPEVGSVSPSDFIPIAEDTGLIIPISEWVIKTVLEDIRQLHVNGFLNLKVSINISAQHFAQDRFLNTIDKMIQASNINPYCVELELTERVIMPNAPETIKKLVKLKQLGIKLSVDDFGTGYSSLSYLNKFPIDTLKIDKSFIKNIHKYKEDSSIVKAIITMAKQLQMITVAEGVENQKQFDFLLTEGCDQVQGFYITKPLKFEQLKKFLEEWDPELL
- the gpsB gene encoding cell division regulator GpsB, translating into MLSDKIKLTAKDILEKEFKTAMRGYKQEDVDKFLDIIIKDYETFHQEIEDLKQENLKLKKQLEESSKRQNTQAVAGTTNFDILKRLSNLEKHVFGNKLYD
- a CDS encoding CotD family spore coat protein; amino-acid sequence: MFCKPSHILPAVVHPTKCCVDHNFVNNVVPHIHPTHTTTVNHINYQHQHHFPQSQSVVNKVTNQHFFNPPCPVPGFGPRPRPGAVAGAFEPGYGPGPGFGPGYGPGYGPGMGPGEVAGAFDYPGAQKPPNWR
- a CDS encoding ribonuclease H-like domain-containing protein, whose protein sequence is MTIKNKLNRLKSNLVREEKSIHIEKQSVMEMEIPFLEEWKKENTTPFFFDNSYCFVREVVYPLAYKHGKYRFSDFIEAVHAWNHSDISHPLSAAGYEPGDLFFFDTETTGLGGGAGNTIFLLGHASVSGSNFILKQHILPHPGAEIPLYQSFLENVDYRTLVTYNGKSFDWPQVKTRHTLIREHVPKLPPFGHFDLYHAARRIWKHKLDNIKLSTVEKEILEIERKDDIPGFLAPMIYFDFVERKNPEGMFGILKHNERDILSLITLYTHLSFQLLGLDANQTSKETYEVGRWYAALGESEAARNVFSQLANHSGQEAISAKIALAYEQKKQKNRDEALSLFHEVCKHGNKKAQKEACIEAAKLLEHWKKDYEQALNYAEKAKKIHEEQLKVLRVKSDPFLEEINKRITRLSKKYQHSETNRNSNLIF
- a CDS encoding DEAD/DEAH box helicase is translated as MNVRKNLQDILSIFKNNDDFRKNIVHWHTIEEREAKSVELPEGIHPSLKQALANRGIHKLYTHQKSAFDAVMENKSIVAVTPTASGKTLCYNLPVLETIINDPNARALYIFPTKALAQDQKSEINELIQETGLSINSYTYDGDTPSNIRQKVRKAGHIVITNPDMLHSAILPHHTKWVSLFENLKYVVIDELHIYRGVFGSHVANVIRRLRRICRFYGNDPIFICTSATIANPLELAETLTEKKMVLIDNNGAPSGRKHFLFYNPPVVNKPLNIRRSATLEARKLAGELLKNKIQTIVFARSRVRVEILLTYLQDLVKYQLGKKSIRGYRGGYLPTERREIEKGLRSGEIYGVVSTNALELGVDIGQLQVCIMTGYPGTIASAWQQAGRAGRRHGESLVILVASSSPLDQYIIQNPDFFFNKSPETARINPDNLIILVDHMKCAAFELPFKQGEKFGTAETEDILEFLAEERVLFQNGDKWYWMNDSFPAHNISLRSASQENVVIIDQSDVANVKVIGEMDRFSAMTLLHEEAIYLHQGVQYQVEKLDWEEKKAYVREVNVDYFTDANLAVELKVLEVDKTRDDNETEISFGDVSVRAMATIFKKIKFETHENIGSGPIHLPEEELHTSSAWISLKKELKDMGQDRLEQGLIGAAHALKHIAPLFVMCDPQDIHVVPQVKAAHNEKPTIFFYDRYPGGIGLSEKIYEGMETVLKETKQMVHTCRCEHGCPSCIGIESESSTVKNDVLKLLDMLISDAVPQGMRNHDN